A stretch of Suncus etruscus isolate mSunEtr1 chromosome 9, mSunEtr1.pri.cur, whole genome shotgun sequence DNA encodes these proteins:
- the TMEM216 gene encoding transmembrane protein 216, whose protein sequence is MLLLYLGIEVIRLFFGSKGNLCQRKVPLGISVALTFPSATMASYYLLLQTYVLRLEAILNCILLFFCGSELLLEVLTLAAFSSMDRI, encoded by the exons ATGCTCCTCCTGTATCTCGGAATCGAAGTCATTCGGCTTTTTTTCG GTTCAAAGGGAAACCTCTGCCAACGCAAGGTGCCACTTGGTATTAGTGTGGCCTTGACCTTCCCGTCTGCCACCATGGCCTCCTATTACCTGCTCTTGCAGACCTACGTGCTCCGCCTGGAAGCCATCCTCAACTGCATCTTGCTCTTCTTCTGTGGCTCGGAGCTGCTACTCGAGGTGCTTACCCTGGCTGCGTTCTCCAG TATGGACAGGATTTGA